A stretch of the Rhizobium sullae genome encodes the following:
- a CDS encoding Fic family protein: MTALDLAKLRISPEILSLIAEIDEFKGAWRALGRIAPDRLSSLRRVATIESIGSSTRIEGAKLSDREVERLLSNLRIGSFTSRDEQEVAGYAEVMETIFSAFDAIPLDENHIRQLHRDLLAHSTKDERHRGNWKTLANNVEAFDEDGRSLGVVFATACPFDTPRRMSELVAWHQAQEKDGTFHPLLIVAVFVVVFLEIHPFQDGNGRLSRALTTLLLLRAGYSYVPYSSLESVIEQNKEAYYLALRRTQGTIRTDQQDWNPWVEFFLRSLQRQKQRLERKIERERILLGDLPELSVAILELARERGRVTVMDAATATGASRNTVKDHLRALTEQGHLTLHGAGRGTWYGLN; the protein is encoded by the coding sequence ATGACAGCCCTTGATCTCGCCAAATTGCGCATCTCGCCGGAGATCCTGTCGTTGATCGCCGAGATTGACGAATTTAAGGGTGCGTGGCGAGCGCTCGGTCGGATCGCGCCGGATCGGCTGTCCAGCCTGAGGCGGGTCGCGACGATCGAAAGCATCGGCTCGTCGACGCGTATCGAAGGCGCAAAACTGAGCGACCGCGAAGTCGAGAGGTTACTCTCGAACCTCCGCATCGGCTCGTTCACCAGCCGCGACGAACAGGAGGTCGCAGGCTATGCCGAGGTGATGGAAACAATCTTCTCCGCCTTCGACGCGATCCCGCTTGACGAAAATCACATCCGCCAACTCCATCGGGATCTGCTGGCTCACTCGACTAAAGATGAGCGGCACAGGGGAAATTGGAAAACCCTTGCCAACAATGTCGAAGCCTTCGACGAAGATGGACGAAGCCTGGGCGTCGTCTTCGCGACAGCTTGCCCCTTCGATACGCCGCGTCGAATGTCGGAGCTGGTGGCGTGGCACCAGGCCCAGGAGAAGGATGGCACCTTCCACCCTCTGCTCATTGTCGCTGTCTTCGTTGTGGTCTTTCTGGAAATTCACCCTTTCCAGGATGGCAATGGCCGCTTGTCGCGAGCCTTGACCACTCTGCTCCTCCTTCGGGCGGGTTACTCCTACGTGCCGTACAGCTCTCTGGAAAGCGTTATCGAGCAGAACAAGGAAGCCTATTACCTCGCGCTTCGTCGAACGCAAGGCACAATCCGGACAGACCAACAGGACTGGAATCCGTGGGTCGAGTTTTTCCTCCGGAGCCTGCAGCGCCAAAAGCAGCGGCTCGAGCGCAAGATCGAGCGTGAACGCATCCTGCTGGGCGACCTGCCGGAGTTGTCGGTCGCAATCCTCGAACTGGCGCGTGAGCGTGGGCGCGTTACGGTGATGGACGCGGCCACGGCCACAGGCGCAAGCCGCAACACCGTCAAGGATCATCTTCGGGCGTTGACCGAGCAGGGGCATCTGACTCTTCATGGAGCGGGTCGTGGGACCTGGTACGGCCTGAACTAA
- a CDS encoding DUF736 domain-containing protein: protein MATIGTFTANESGFTGSIRTLALNVKARIARVDNPSDKGPHFRIYAGNVELGAAWQKRSNESDRDYLSVKLDDLSFPAPIYATLTEVEGEDGYQLIWSRPNRD from the coding sequence ATGGCTACCATCGGCACCTTCACCGCAAACGAAAGCGGCTTCACCGGCTCAATCCGCACCCTCGCACTCAACGTCAAGGCCCGCATCGCCCGCGTCGACAACCCCTCCGACAAGGGTCCGCACTTCCGCATCTACGCCGGCAACGTTGAGCTGGGCGCGGCCTGGCAGAAGCGCTCCAACGAGAGCGACCGCGACTACCTCTCGGTCAAGCTGGACGACCTGAGCTTCCCGGCCCCGATCTACGCAACGCTCACCGAGGTCGAAGGCGAGGACGGTTACCAGCTGATCTGGTCCCGCCCCAATCGGGATTGA